A genomic stretch from Prochlorococcus marinus str. MIT 9312 includes:
- the glgB gene encoding 1,4-alpha-glucan branching protein GlgB, with amino-acid sequence MIETIQADWIQSEAINLENCCNDNPLKILGPHFYEEQWVIRVWMPEADEVKINFKNNTYKAESINHKWLFEAILPENPESNYEINISRGGITHTQHDPWSYIEEWMGEVDRHLFAEGNHHHIWEKMGAHLIEEKNQKGVMFCIWAPNAKSISIIGDINSWDGRHHPMQKRLGGIWELFMPTMEEGDTYKYEIRTQQGHIYEKADPYGFLHEIRPQNGSIVSKLKNFNWNDNAWITNRDSSSQINKPISVYEMHLGSWLHESTDNKYIEDNGNPRNPVPAADLKPGTRLLTYPELTEKLIPYVKDRGFTHIELMPISEHPFDGSWGYQVTGWYAPTSRFGTPNEFREFVNKCHEEGIGVILDWVPGHFPKDKHGLAFFDGCHLYEHGDSRIGEHKEWGTLIFNYSRNEVRNFLVANLVYWFEEFHIDGIRVDAVASMLYRDYLRPDGEWIPNENGGNENIEAVKFLQQANHVLFQHFPGALSIAEESTTWPMVTKPTDMGGLGFNLKWNMGWMHDMLDYFEIDPWFRQFHQNSVTFSITYNYTENFMLALSHDEVVHGKSHLLHKMPGDDWKKYANTRALLTYMWTHPGKKTIFMGMEFGQRQEWNVWDDLQWDLLEFEPHKGIRNLVDDLNALYKNEPALWKNDFDPYGFQWIDCNDKSNSVISFMRRENDTNEWLVIVANFTPNTHDSYKVGVPVEGFYKEIFNSDGSRYGGSNKGNMGGKEAINYNIHDYQNALELALPPLSVSIFKHQSKK; translated from the coding sequence ATGATCGAGACAATTCAAGCAGACTGGATTCAATCAGAAGCTATCAACCTAGAAAATTGTTGCAATGATAATCCATTAAAAATATTAGGTCCTCATTTTTATGAAGAGCAATGGGTAATAAGGGTATGGATGCCTGAAGCCGACGAAGTTAAAATAAATTTTAAAAATAATACCTATAAGGCGGAAAGCATAAACCATAAATGGCTTTTTGAAGCAATCCTGCCTGAAAATCCAGAGTCTAATTACGAAATAAATATTTCACGAGGAGGGATCACACATACACAACATGACCCCTGGTCATATATAGAAGAGTGGATGGGAGAAGTTGATAGACATCTTTTTGCAGAAGGTAATCATCATCATATTTGGGAAAAAATGGGAGCACATCTCATTGAAGAAAAAAATCAAAAAGGTGTCATGTTCTGCATTTGGGCTCCAAATGCAAAATCAATCTCGATAATTGGAGATATAAATTCTTGGGATGGAAGACATCATCCAATGCAAAAAAGATTAGGAGGAATTTGGGAACTATTCATGCCAACAATGGAAGAGGGAGATACATATAAATATGAAATAAGAACACAACAAGGTCATATTTATGAGAAAGCTGATCCATATGGTTTCCTTCATGAAATCAGACCTCAAAATGGTTCAATAGTTTCAAAATTGAAAAACTTTAATTGGAATGATAATGCTTGGATTACAAATAGAGATTCCTCTAGTCAAATCAATAAGCCAATCTCAGTTTATGAGATGCATTTAGGAAGTTGGCTCCATGAATCAACAGATAATAAATATATTGAAGACAATGGGAATCCTAGAAACCCAGTACCTGCTGCAGATTTAAAACCTGGAACAAGACTTTTAACTTATCCAGAATTAACCGAAAAACTCATCCCTTATGTAAAAGATAGAGGATTTACTCATATTGAACTAATGCCAATATCTGAACATCCTTTCGATGGTTCATGGGGATACCAGGTTACAGGTTGGTATGCACCTACAAGTAGGTTTGGCACTCCAAATGAATTTAGAGAGTTTGTAAATAAATGTCATGAAGAGGGAATAGGAGTAATTCTTGATTGGGTACCTGGTCATTTTCCAAAAGACAAGCATGGCTTAGCATTTTTTGATGGTTGTCATCTTTATGAACATGGGGATTCACGCATAGGTGAACACAAAGAATGGGGAACTTTAATTTTTAATTACAGCAGAAACGAAGTAAGGAATTTCCTAGTAGCCAATCTGGTTTATTGGTTTGAAGAATTTCATATTGATGGCATACGAGTAGATGCAGTAGCTTCAATGCTATACAGAGACTATCTACGCCCAGATGGAGAATGGATACCTAATGAGAATGGTGGGAATGAAAATATAGAAGCCGTTAAATTTCTTCAACAGGCTAATCATGTACTCTTCCAACATTTCCCTGGTGCACTTTCTATTGCTGAAGAATCAACAACTTGGCCAATGGTAACCAAACCAACAGATATGGGAGGATTAGGGTTTAATTTAAAATGGAATATGGGTTGGATGCACGATATGCTCGATTATTTTGAGATAGATCCTTGGTTCAGACAATTCCATCAAAATAGTGTAACTTTCTCCATAACATATAACTATACAGAGAACTTTATGCTTGCTCTCAGTCATGATGAAGTAGTCCATGGAAAAAGTCATCTTTTACATAAAATGCCTGGCGACGACTGGAAGAAATATGCAAATACTCGTGCATTACTAACTTATATGTGGACCCATCCAGGTAAAAAAACAATATTTATGGGAATGGAATTTGGACAAAGACAAGAATGGAATGTTTGGGATGATCTTCAATGGGATTTACTAGAATTTGAACCTCATAAAGGGATCAGAAACTTGGTTGATGATCTAAATGCACTTTATAAAAATGAACCTGCGTTATGGAAAAATGACTTTGATCCTTATGGATTCCAATGGATTGACTGTAATGACAAATCTAATTCAGTAATAAGTTTCATGAGAAGAGAGAACGACACTAATGAATGGCTTGTTATTGTTGCTAACTTTACACCTAATACTCATGATTCATATAAAGTAGGTGTTCCTGTAGAAGGATTCTATAAAGAGATATTTAATTCTGATGGCTCTAGATACGGAGGCAGTAATAAAGGAAATATGGGAGGTAAAGAAGCTATAAATTACAATATTCATGATTATCAAAATGCTCTAGAACTTGCTTTGCCGCCATTAAGCGTGAGTATCTTCAAACATCAATCAAAAAAATAA
- a CDS encoding sigma-70 family RNA polymerase sigma factor, with the protein MSSLSDFLGEIGRHQLLTPERELTMGRKVQEMVVLVNRCQEAGGKGPACEYSEAERKKIKIGEKAKNEMITANLRLVVNLAKRYQGKGLELLDLIQEGTLGLTRAVEKYDPSRGHRFSTYAYWWIRQGLNRALSTQSRTIRIPVNINEKLTKLRSAKSKLMQLKGITPNSDELAEELKITKEEIDELLSCELRSITVSLQGTVKSKSDPSELVDILPSDQTPPMELAELAERTASAWKLLDKANLTEKERKIVSLRFGLDGSNEWRTLAEVARHMSCSREYCRQVVQRALRKLRKAGIQNGLVDSIS; encoded by the coding sequence GTGAGTTCATTAAGCGATTTTCTTGGTGAAATAGGTCGTCATCAACTTTTGACTCCCGAAAGAGAACTCACTATGGGCAGAAAAGTCCAAGAAATGGTCGTGCTTGTTAATAGATGCCAAGAGGCAGGTGGGAAAGGCCCTGCTTGTGAATATTCCGAAGCTGAAAGAAAAAAGATCAAAATTGGTGAAAAGGCCAAAAATGAGATGATCACAGCCAACCTAAGATTAGTTGTCAACCTTGCCAAGAGATATCAAGGAAAAGGGCTAGAATTACTGGACTTGATTCAGGAGGGGACATTAGGCCTTACAAGGGCTGTCGAAAAATATGATCCCTCTAGGGGACACAGATTCTCCACCTATGCTTATTGGTGGATCAGGCAAGGATTAAATAGAGCATTATCAACTCAAAGTAGGACTATCAGGATACCCGTTAATATCAATGAAAAGCTCACGAAATTAAGATCGGCTAAATCAAAGCTAATGCAACTTAAAGGTATTACACCCAATAGTGATGAGCTAGCTGAAGAATTAAAAATAACTAAGGAGGAAATTGATGAACTCCTTTCTTGTGAATTAAGAAGCATCACTGTTAGTCTCCAAGGTACTGTTAAATCAAAGTCTGATCCCTCTGAACTAGTTGATATTCTTCCAAGTGATCAAACTCCTCCAATGGAGTTAGCCGAATTAGCTGAGAGGACAGCCTCTGCTTGGAAGTTATTAGATAAAGCAAATTTAACTGAGAAAGAGAGAAAGATAGTAAGCCTAAGATTTGGTTTAGACGGTTCAAATGAGTGGAGAACTTTAGCTGAAGTAGCAAGACATATGAGTTGTAGCAGGGAATATTGCCGACAGGTTGTTCAACGTGCTTTAAGAAAACTTAGAAAAGCAGGAATACAGAATGGCTTGGTTGATAGCATTAGCTAA
- the petE gene encoding plastocyanin, which translates to MLRSIFAGLFAIVLTLGLGISSVSAKTVEVKLGTDAGMLAFEPSTVNISAGDTVKFVNNKLAPHNAVFDGHEELSHADLAFAPGESWEETFNTSGTYDYYCEPHRGAGMVGKVIVE; encoded by the coding sequence ATGTTACGTTCAATCTTTGCAGGGTTATTCGCAATAGTTTTAACTCTAGGCCTAGGTATTTCATCAGTTTCAGCTAAGACTGTAGAAGTTAAACTTGGTACGGATGCAGGAATGCTTGCATTTGAACCAAGTACAGTAAACATTAGTGCTGGGGACACAGTTAAATTCGTCAATAATAAACTTGCCCCTCACAATGCTGTTTTTGATGGACATGAGGAGTTAAGTCATGCAGACCTAGCGTTTGCTCCAGGAGAGTCTTGGGAAGAAACATTTAATACCTCAGGAACTTATGATTACTATTGCGAGCCACACAGAGGGGCTGGAATGGTAGGTAAAGTTATTGTTGAATAA
- the hisIE gene encoding bifunctional phosphoribosyl-AMP cyclohydrolase/phosphoribosyl-ATP diphosphatase HisIE, with protein MTYSTNFSIEDLSFDNYGLIPAVAQDWLDGSILMLAWMNKESLTMTLETNNVHYWSRSRSEIWRKGATSGSTQILKDIRFDCDNDSLILLIEQNGSGACHTGEKSCFFNEIQINQNNKKEKKTTPFSNICSELFHTINERSINPSDKSYTNHLLKKGSNTILKKIGEESAEFIMACKDNNKDSISNEAADLIYHLQVALMHKGVEWRDVLAVLESRRKN; from the coding sequence ATGACTTATTCAACTAATTTCTCTATAGAAGATCTAAGCTTTGATAATTATGGATTAATCCCTGCAGTAGCACAAGATTGGCTTGACGGATCAATTCTTATGCTTGCTTGGATGAACAAAGAATCATTGACAATGACTCTTGAAACCAATAACGTTCATTACTGGAGTAGATCAAGATCCGAAATCTGGAGAAAAGGAGCTACAAGTGGAAGTACTCAAATACTTAAGGATATAAGATTCGACTGCGATAATGATTCACTAATTCTTTTGATTGAACAAAATGGATCAGGAGCATGTCACACTGGGGAAAAAAGTTGTTTTTTCAACGAAATTCAAATTAATCAAAATAATAAAAAAGAGAAAAAAACAACTCCCTTCTCAAATATTTGCTCTGAATTATTCCATACCATTAACGAAAGATCAATAAATCCTTCAGACAAAAGTTACACAAATCATTTATTAAAAAAAGGCAGTAATACTATTTTAAAAAAAATAGGGGAGGAATCCGCTGAATTTATAATGGCTTGCAAAGATAATAATAAAGATTCAATCTCAAATGAAGCTGCTGATTTAATTTATCATCTGCAAGTAGCCCTTATGCACAAAGGGGTTGAGTGGAGAGATGTACTTGCTGTTCTAGAATCAAGAAGAAAAAATTAA
- the hemE gene encoding uroporphyrinogen decarboxylase has protein sequence MGENLPLLLSAALGKKVTRPPVWMMRQAGRYMKIYRDLRERYPSFRERSENPELSYEISMQPFHAFKPDGVILFSDILTPLPGMGINFEIIESKGPIIEDPIRTLSQIESLKELNPSESLSFVGQVLSSLKKDVNNEATVLGFVGAPWTLAAYVVEGKSSKNYSLIKSMAFKEPDLLHKLLDHFAKSIGEYLKFQIKSGAQVVQIFDSWAGQLSPQDYDIFAGPYQKKVVDIVKEEYPDTPVILYISGSAGVIERMAKTGVDIISLDWTVDIEEACKRIPDEIGIQGNVDPGILFGNKESIKERIDDTFNKIKDRKYILNLGHGILPGTPEENAQTFFEHGKKLTY, from the coding sequence ATGGGTGAAAATTTACCACTACTACTTTCTGCCGCATTAGGTAAAAAAGTAACTAGACCTCCAGTATGGATGATGAGGCAAGCAGGAAGATATATGAAAATCTATAGAGATTTAAGGGAGCGTTACCCAAGCTTTAGAGAGAGGTCTGAAAATCCAGAACTATCATATGAGATATCAATGCAGCCTTTTCATGCTTTCAAACCGGATGGTGTGATCCTTTTTTCAGATATTCTCACACCTCTTCCAGGAATGGGTATAAATTTTGAGATCATAGAAAGTAAAGGTCCAATAATTGAGGACCCAATAAGAACTCTTAGCCAGATAGAAAGTTTAAAAGAATTAAATCCAAGTGAGAGTTTAAGTTTTGTTGGGCAAGTTCTATCTTCACTAAAAAAAGATGTAAATAATGAGGCAACAGTTTTAGGTTTTGTTGGTGCACCTTGGACCCTGGCTGCATATGTAGTTGAAGGTAAAAGCAGTAAAAACTATTCTTTAATAAAATCAATGGCTTTTAAAGAACCAGATTTACTTCACAAACTTCTTGATCATTTTGCAAAATCTATTGGTGAATATCTTAAATTTCAAATAAAATCTGGAGCGCAAGTAGTACAAATTTTTGATTCATGGGCAGGTCAACTAAGCCCACAAGATTATGATATCTTTGCTGGGCCTTATCAAAAAAAAGTTGTTGACATTGTAAAAGAGGAGTACCCTGACACACCTGTTATTCTCTATATTTCAGGAAGTGCAGGCGTAATAGAAAGAATGGCAAAAACTGGGGTAGATATAATTTCATTAGACTGGACAGTAGATATTGAAGAGGCTTGTAAAAGAATCCCTGATGAGATAGGCATCCAAGGTAATGTTGACCCTGGCATTTTATTTGGAAATAAAGAATCAATAAAAGAAAGGATCGATGATACCTTTAATAAAATTAAAGATAGGAAATATATTCTTAATTTAGGTCATGGGATTTTACCTGGCACTCCAGAAGAAAATGCTCAAACATTTTTTGAGCATGGGAAAAAACTAACTTACTAG
- a CDS encoding NAD-dependent epimerase/dehydratase family protein → MAYKNLLITGANGCVGQYLVDWFLKNTKFKLYLMVRDKSKLPIAIQENKKVKLIVCDIRESNRYKKEISQINYLIHTATAWGDPRRAYEVNIKAFEELLEMLDIKKLEKIIYFSTASILDKNTELMRESLVYGTEYIQTKYECFQRLRESSFAEKTFAVFPTLVFGGSLGIKSKFPVSYLTSGLKEIGKWLWIARFLKLDSKFHFIHANDIAQICGFLIKNHKEEQYKGFRKFVLGQRFISIDEAIITLLKRNKMKRYFAIPLSKKILKTLLRILPIQTTPWDGFSIKKYDFNHVPITNPETFKLKSHAKTLNDILRLSKLPSCNNN, encoded by the coding sequence TTGGCATATAAAAACTTATTAATAACAGGTGCGAATGGATGTGTTGGCCAATATTTAGTTGATTGGTTTTTAAAAAATACAAAATTCAAGCTTTATCTCATGGTAAGAGATAAAAGTAAGTTACCAATTGCTATTCAAGAAAATAAAAAAGTCAAGTTGATAGTGTGCGATATTAGAGAATCAAATAGATATAAAAAGGAAATTAGTCAAATTAATTATCTAATACATACTGCTACAGCTTGGGGAGATCCAAGAAGAGCTTATGAGGTAAATATTAAAGCTTTCGAAGAATTACTTGAAATGCTTGATATTAAAAAGCTAGAAAAGATTATTTATTTTTCAACAGCAAGCATTCTTGATAAAAACACAGAATTAATGAGAGAGTCATTAGTTTATGGAACAGAATACATACAAACAAAATATGAATGTTTCCAGAGACTTAGAGAAAGCTCATTCGCAGAAAAAACATTTGCTGTTTTCCCTACCTTGGTTTTTGGAGGAAGTCTTGGCATAAAAAGTAAATTCCCTGTTAGCTATTTAACTAGTGGATTGAAAGAAATTGGGAAATGGCTTTGGATAGCAAGATTTTTAAAACTTGATTCCAAATTTCATTTTATACACGCAAATGATATTGCTCAAATTTGTGGTTTTCTAATTAAAAATCATAAAGAAGAGCAATACAAAGGTTTTAGAAAATTTGTTCTAGGTCAGAGATTTATTTCAATTGACGAGGCCATAATTACACTTTTAAAAAGGAATAAGATGAAGAGATATTTTGCAATACCCCTTTCAAAAAAAATTCTAAAAACATTATTAAGAATTCTTCCCATCCAAACTACACCATGGGATGGCTTCAGTATCAAAAAATACGACTTTAATCATGTCCCCATCACTAATCCTGAGACTTTCAAACTTAAAAGTCATGCTAAAACACTGAATGATATTTTAAGGCTATCAAAGTTACCAAGCTGTAATAACAATTAA
- a CDS encoding ATP-dependent Clp protease ATP-binding subunit produces the protein MKIVPSEFSNSAWNCFIFAKEIAYKNHQQDVDSDNLLLALIKQDNLTKKILKKNNVNIKEFEKEIMSSLNSKAKMKNKQDNLYIGDTLYKIFLKANDIKNTFDDVVISTEHLVYGFTYDNKYGFQILNQKGIPEFLETIKKMKSDPAVKNDFGTSNESLDKYGIDLTQSARDGILDPVIGRDEEIRRTIQILSRRTKNNPVLIGEPGVGKTAIVEGLAQRIINGDVPSALQNRQLISLDMGSLLAGAKYRGEFEERIKNVLKKVKGSDGKIILFIDEIHTVVGAGASGGSLDASNLLKPMLARGELRCIGATTINEHKQNIEKDPALERRFQKIKIDAPSIDDTVSILRGLRERYEVHHSVRISDNALVAAATLSERYINDRFLPDKAIDLIDEAASRLNMIITSKPEEIDEIDRKVLQFEMEKLSLKRETDNFSIERLNKINNELISLKDRQAELGDQWKKEKDEIDEISTIKEEIESIQLQIDQAKRSFDLNKAAELEFGTLNSLQKKLKGKSESLVNSHKKGETSLLRQEVTFDDIAEVVSKWTSIPVQNLNQSEKNKLLSLESILKEKIIGQDSAIRAVADSIKRSRTGLNDPNKPLASFLFLGPTGVGKTELSKVTAKIIFDSNSSITRLDMSEYMEKHSVSKIIGAPPGYLGFESGGQLTEAVRKNPYSLILLDEIEKAHKDILDILLQVLDDGIITDGQGRTINFKNSIIVLTSNLGSQSINDLSVRKEDTNEIKKVVDTELKKFFKPEFLNRLDEIVIFNNLELNDIKEISKIQLQNLENRLNKKNLNFKITDDAINQLVQNSFDNAYGARPLKRIIQKQIETKIANNILNNHYLNKKEVNIYLVNGEIIVD, from the coding sequence ATGAAAATAGTTCCAAGCGAATTTTCAAATTCTGCTTGGAACTGTTTTATTTTTGCTAAAGAAATTGCTTATAAAAATCACCAACAAGACGTAGACTCTGACAATTTATTATTAGCTCTTATAAAACAAGACAACCTTACAAAAAAGATCTTAAAAAAAAATAATGTAAATATCAAAGAGTTTGAGAAAGAAATAATGTCTTCATTAAATTCGAAGGCGAAAATGAAAAATAAACAAGATAATTTATATATTGGTGATACTCTTTACAAAATATTTTTAAAAGCGAACGATATTAAAAATACTTTTGATGATGTAGTGATATCAACAGAACACTTAGTTTACGGTTTCACTTATGATAATAAATATGGATTTCAAATTTTAAATCAAAAAGGTATTCCGGAATTTCTTGAAACTATAAAGAAAATGAAGTCAGATCCAGCAGTAAAAAATGACTTTGGTACTTCTAATGAGTCTTTAGATAAATATGGCATTGATCTAACCCAATCAGCAAGGGATGGGATCTTAGATCCAGTTATTGGTAGGGATGAAGAAATTAGAAGAACAATTCAAATATTGAGTAGAAGAACAAAAAATAATCCAGTTCTTATTGGAGAACCTGGGGTTGGCAAAACAGCCATAGTGGAAGGGTTGGCTCAAAGAATTATTAATGGCGATGTACCTTCTGCACTACAAAATAGGCAACTAATTTCATTAGATATGGGTTCACTTTTAGCTGGAGCAAAATATCGTGGAGAATTTGAAGAAAGAATAAAAAATGTCCTAAAGAAAGTCAAGGGATCAGACGGTAAGATCATTCTTTTTATTGATGAAATTCATACAGTAGTTGGTGCAGGCGCCAGTGGTGGTTCTTTAGATGCAAGCAACCTATTAAAACCAATGCTTGCAAGAGGAGAACTTAGATGCATTGGTGCTACAACTATTAATGAACACAAACAAAATATAGAAAAAGATCCTGCTTTAGAACGAAGATTTCAGAAAATAAAAATTGATGCTCCTTCAATAGATGATACTGTATCAATATTAAGAGGCTTGAGAGAAAGATACGAAGTTCATCATAGTGTGAGAATTTCTGATAATGCTTTGGTTGCAGCTGCCACCCTTAGCGAAAGATATATTAACGATAGATTTCTTCCTGACAAAGCGATAGATCTAATCGATGAAGCAGCCTCAAGATTAAATATGATCATAACTTCCAAACCTGAAGAAATTGATGAAATTGATAGAAAAGTTCTACAGTTTGAGATGGAAAAATTATCTTTAAAAAGAGAAACAGATAATTTTTCTATAGAAAGATTAAACAAAATTAATAATGAACTTATATCACTTAAAGATAGACAGGCAGAATTAGGCGATCAATGGAAAAAAGAAAAAGATGAAATTGATGAGATTAGCACCATAAAAGAAGAAATTGAATCCATTCAATTACAAATAGACCAGGCAAAAAGGAGTTTCGACCTGAACAAAGCCGCAGAATTGGAATTTGGGACTTTAAATTCTTTACAAAAAAAATTGAAAGGAAAAAGTGAGTCTCTAGTTAATTCTCACAAAAAAGGAGAGACGAGTCTTTTAAGGCAAGAAGTAACTTTTGATGATATTGCAGAAGTTGTCTCAAAGTGGACCTCTATTCCAGTACAGAACTTAAACCAGTCGGAAAAAAATAAGCTTTTAAGCCTTGAGTCGATCCTTAAAGAAAAAATTATTGGTCAAGATAGTGCAATTAGGGCAGTTGCAGATTCCATTAAGAGATCAAGGACTGGTCTAAATGATCCAAACAAGCCATTAGCTAGTTTCCTCTTTTTAGGTCCAACTGGAGTTGGAAAAACAGAGCTTAGTAAAGTAACAGCAAAAATTATATTCGATTCAAATTCTTCAATTACAAGACTGGATATGTCTGAATATATGGAAAAGCATTCAGTTAGCAAAATCATAGGTGCGCCTCCTGGATATTTAGGTTTCGAATCAGGCGGTCAACTAACTGAAGCTGTGCGCAAAAATCCGTATTCATTAATACTTCTTGATGAAATAGAGAAAGCTCACAAAGATATCTTAGATATTCTCTTACAGGTTCTTGATGATGGAATCATTACGGATGGTCAAGGTCGTACAATCAATTTCAAGAATTCAATCATTGTTCTTACAAGCAATTTAGGAAGTCAATCAATAAATGATTTATCAGTTAGAAAAGAAGATACAAATGAAATTAAAAAAGTTGTAGATACTGAACTTAAAAAATTTTTCAAGCCTGAGTTTTTAAATCGACTTGATGAAATAGTTATTTTTAATAATTTAGAATTAAATGACATAAAAGAAATTTCAAAAATCCAGCTTCAAAATTTAGAAAACAGACTTAACAAAAAAAATTTAAACTTCAAAATTACCGATGATGCAATTAACCAACTGGTCCAAAATAGTTTTGACAATGCCTATGGTGCAAGGCCTTTAAAAAGAATTATTCAGAAACAAATTGAGACAAAAATTGCAAACAATATATTGAATAATCATTACCTTAATAAAAAAGAGGTTAATATTTATCTGGTTAATGGAGAGATAATTGTTGATTAA
- a CDS encoding 6-carboxytetrahydropterin synthase, translating to MYIPSLKFSCSKSYEDFPCSHRQWRHEGHCRFVHGYSRSFTFWFTAKKLDLNGFVVDFSSLKPLENKLKQQFDHTFLINKDDPLLNYWEKLHDLDALDLRIMDNVGMEFTSKLIWRWANEYLQDKDKGRTCCWKTESKENKSNKASYEMIPEWFES from the coding sequence ATGTATATTCCTTCTCTGAAATTTTCATGCAGTAAAAGTTACGAGGATTTTCCCTGTTCACATAGGCAATGGCGCCATGAAGGCCACTGTAGATTTGTTCATGGATATTCAAGATCATTCACCTTTTGGTTTACTGCAAAAAAATTAGACCTAAATGGTTTTGTTGTGGATTTTTCAAGTTTAAAGCCCCTTGAGAATAAACTAAAGCAGCAATTTGACCATACTTTTTTGATAAATAAAGATGATCCTTTATTGAATTACTGGGAAAAATTACATGACTTAGATGCTTTAGATCTGAGAATTATGGATAATGTGGGAATGGAGTTCACTTCTAAATTAATTTGGAGATGGGCTAATGAATACTTGCAGGATAAGGATAAGGGCAGAACATGTTGTTGGAAAACAGAATCAAAAGAAAATAAATCTAATAAAGCAAGTTATGAGATGATTCCTGAGTGGTTCGAATCTTAG